GCGCGTTCGGCCGATAATCCAGTTCCTTGACCGTCTTTAAAACCCGTTCCCGGGTTTCCGGATTAACTTTATGGAGGCTGTTATTCACCACCCGCGACACCGTGGCAATGGATACACCGGCATGGCGGGCGACATCCTGGATGTTGGCCATATTCCCTCGTTTAAAACAATGGTAAACGTTTACCTGTATTTATGGTCTATTTCAGACATTGTCAAGGATATATCGCACTGCGAAAAATTTGTTATGTTTTTTTACCAAGAATTAAAGCCTGCGTCTTTACAAATACGGAATCAAACGATAATCTAACAGAGAGATTTAAAACGTGATCGAATTTATAAGTATATATTCATAGGTGAGGGATGACTACCCGGCCGTCAAAAACTCCCCGCTGTCGGCAGCATAAGACCGGGAACAATTGAACGTAAAGCCATCCGGACAAACGATCGGAGCGGAGCTGACCTGGCATTGCAAATTCAAACCCTTCTAAAACAAAGAGGCGTAACAAAGGTGGCGATAGTGAAAACTGTCTTATGGGTCCTGCTTTTGTATTCGGCCTACGTCGGTTTTATTTTTCTGATGCAGCGGCAAATCATGTTTCCCCGGGGGATGATCCCATCTCCTTCGCCGGATGCCGCCAAAGTGCCGGGCCGGGAACAGATCTGGCTGGACACATCTTCCGAAAAGGTTGAAGCCTGGTATCTGCCGCCGGCCAGACCTCTGCAGCGTCCAGGGCCGGCAGTGATCTTTGCCCACGGCAACGGTGAGTTGATTGATTTCTGGCCGGATGAGCTGACCCCGTTCCGTAAAATGGGCATCGGGGTGCTGCTGGTGGAATATCCCGGTTATGGGCGGTCCGGTGGGAGCCCTTCACAAAAAAGCATTACCGCATCATTTGTGGCAGCCTATGACCGGCTGAAAGAACGGCCGGATATTGATCCTGACAGGATCATCTTATTCGGTCGCTCCATCGGCGGCGGAGCGGTCTGCGCCCTGGCCCTGGCCCGGCCATCAGCGGCCTTGATACTAATGTCGACGTTTATGAATGTGCGCGCCTTTGCAAAAAACTTTCTGGTTCCCCCTTTTTTCGTGCGGGACCCATTCGACAATCTGGCCGTTGTAAAAACCTATCCCAAACCGATTCTTTTTATTCACGGCAAACAGGATGACGTCATTCCCTATCGCCACGGCCTGGCACTCTCCCAGGCGGCGCCAAACGGCAAACTGCTTTCCTATGATTGCCAACACAATGATTGCCTGCCGGGTTCAGGGACTTTCTGGCAGGATGTGGAGGCGTTTTTACGTGAAGCTGGAATCCTCAAAGATTCGTAATCGAATCCATATATATATCCGC
The window above is part of the Desulfobacterales bacterium genome. Proteins encoded here:
- a CDS encoding alpha/beta hydrolase, with the translated sequence MKTVLWVLLLYSAYVGFIFLMQRQIMFPRGMIPSPSPDAAKVPGREQIWLDTSSEKVEAWYLPPARPLQRPGPAVIFAHGNGELIDFWPDELTPFRKMGIGVLLVEYPGYGRSGGSPSQKSITASFVAAYDRLKERPDIDPDRIILFGRSIGGGAVCALALARPSAALILMSTFMNVRAFAKNFLVPPFFVRDPFDNLAVVKTYPKPILFIHGKQDDVIPYRHGLALSQAAPNGKLLSYDCQHNDCLPGSGTFWQDVEAFLREAGILKDS